In Candidatus Roseilinea sp., one DNA window encodes the following:
- a CDS encoding DNA-directed RNA polymerase sigma-70 factor, producing the protein MATDLALIARIKQRDASALAELYDRYGARVYSLACAILGEEMAAQEVTQDTFIKLWEHPERYRYDDSRFAAWLLMVARHRAIDYLRRERLRSGQTVSIDYERFPEILDAAHDVETRWRDLQHVLDDLPAEQRDVIMLAYYYGLSQSEIADALKLPLGTVKTRLRLGMEKLRNAIGD; encoded by the coding sequence ATGGCAACCGACCTTGCTTTGATTGCGCGGATCAAGCAACGCGATGCGAGTGCGCTGGCCGAGCTATACGATCGCTACGGCGCGCGCGTCTATTCGCTGGCCTGCGCGATCTTGGGCGAGGAGATGGCTGCACAAGAAGTCACTCAGGACACGTTCATCAAGCTGTGGGAGCATCCGGAGCGTTATCGCTACGACGACAGCCGGTTCGCTGCCTGGTTGCTCATGGTGGCCCGGCATCGCGCCATAGATTACCTGCGGCGCGAGCGTTTGCGCAGCGGCCAGACGGTCTCGATAGATTACGAGCGCTTCCCGGAAATACTGGATGCGGCGCACGACGTAGAAACGCGATGGCGCGACTTGCAGCACGTGCTGGATGACTTGCCAGCCGAGCAGCGCGATGTGATCATGCTGGCCTACTACTATGGGTTGAGCCAAAGCGAGATCGCGGATGCGCTGAAGTTGCCACTGGGCACGGTGAAGACGCGCCTGCGGCTGGGCATGGAGAAATTGCGCAACGCCATCGGCGATTGA
- a CDS encoding aspartate aminotransferase family protein, with protein sequence MRTRQFIQLKTELPGPNSRALIARREAAMPAGYGKATDIAVRRAHGALVEDVDGNLLIDFAGGIGVLNVGHTPPEVVEAIRSQAEAVIHVCGLVATTEPHVQLAETLNAIAPIHGPKKAMITNTGAEAVEQAIQIARAATGRPAIIAFEGAYHGRTLLTQTLTSKYALFKKGFGPFAPEIYRAQFPYLYRTAIGTDLSEAQKVALVWEAFERFLVAHVMPEHVAAVIIEPVQGEGGFIPTPHEFMRRLRDVCTRYGILLIADEVQCGFARTGKMFAIEHYDVEPDVIVMAKSVGAGMPIAATVGRAEVMDKVHLGGLGGTYSGNPVACAAALQAIALIERDGLCTRAAYLGGIACERLKRMQERFALIGDVRGLGAMLAIEFVEDRASRRPISPEKTVAIVRDIARNGVLAIRCGLYSNGLRFLFPLVISEAQLHEGLDVVEEAIERASA encoded by the coding sequence ATGCGCACACGCCAATTCATCCAGCTCAAGACCGAACTACCCGGTCCGAACAGCCGCGCGCTGATCGCCCGCCGCGAGGCCGCGATGCCGGCAGGCTATGGCAAAGCGACCGACATCGCCGTGCGGCGCGCTCACGGCGCGCTGGTGGAGGACGTGGACGGCAACCTGCTGATTGACTTCGCCGGCGGCATCGGCGTGCTCAACGTCGGCCACACCCCGCCGGAAGTCGTTGAGGCGATCCGGTCGCAGGCCGAAGCCGTGATCCACGTCTGCGGCCTGGTTGCAACCACCGAGCCGCACGTCCAACTGGCCGAGACGCTGAATGCCATCGCGCCCATCCACGGCCCCAAGAAGGCCATGATCACCAACACCGGTGCCGAAGCGGTGGAACAGGCGATCCAGATCGCGCGCGCAGCGACCGGTCGGCCGGCCATCATCGCATTCGAGGGTGCGTATCACGGCCGCACGTTGCTCACCCAAACGCTGACCAGCAAATATGCCCTGTTCAAGAAGGGCTTCGGGCCGTTCGCGCCGGAGATCTATCGGGCGCAGTTCCCGTATCTCTACCGCACTGCCATCGGCACGGACTTGAGCGAGGCGCAAAAGGTGGCGCTGGTGTGGGAAGCCTTCGAGCGTTTTCTGGTAGCCCACGTCATGCCAGAGCACGTAGCTGCGGTGATCATCGAGCCGGTGCAGGGCGAGGGCGGATTCATCCCCACGCCGCACGAGTTCATGCGCCGGCTGCGCGACGTGTGCACGCGCTACGGCATTCTGCTCATCGCCGATGAAGTGCAGTGCGGTTTCGCTCGCACCGGCAAGATGTTCGCCATCGAGCACTACGACGTTGAGCCAGACGTGATCGTCATGGCGAAGAGCGTGGGCGCGGGCATGCCGATCGCCGCGACGGTAGGTCGTGCTGAGGTCATGGACAAGGTGCACCTTGGCGGTTTGGGCGGCACGTATAGCGGCAATCCGGTCGCCTGTGCCGCTGCGCTGCAGGCCATCGCGCTGATCGAACGCGACGGTCTGTGCACGCGCGCGGCCTATTTGGGCGGCATCGCCTGTGAGCGGTTGAAGCGCATGCAGGAACGATTTGCGCTGATCGGCGACGTGCGGGGCCTAGGGGCGATGCTGGCAATTGAGTTTGTCGAGGATCGCGCTTCCCGTCGGCCGATCTCGCCGGAGAAAACCGTCGCCATCGTGCGCGACATAGCGCGTAACGGCGTGCTCGCCATCCGCTGTGGCTTGTATTCCAACGGCTTGCGTTTTTTGTTCCCGCTGGTGATCAGCGAGGCGCAACTGCACGAGGGCTTGGACGTGGTCGAGGAAGCGATCGAGCGGGCATCGGCCTGA